The following nucleotide sequence is from Nitrospirae bacterium YQR-1.
ACTGTGCCCCCTCTTTTTTCACACAAGTATGACACCTCTACTTATTTTTTTGAAGATGGGGTTTACTTGACGCTTACATTGCCCCGTTGTTGCATAAACAAATGTTATTGTGTTATAACAGCGAAGGCTGCGTTTTGATGGTTAACCCTGTTTAAGCAGCCACGTCCAACATTGTACGGCTCCTGTTGCAAGGACCGCACATGTGTGACTCAGGTAACCGGAGTGCTGGTGACTTATGTTATTGTTGGGGTGTTTTTATAAATGTTTACATGTTACCCATATTTTGGTGGTGTATGAGACTTAATCAGGGCAAAGAAGTCTGCGGTGCGGGTTCTTATGGCGCCCTTTTTTTAATTTAAAAGAAAAGGAGGATGACGTATCGGAAAAGTCCGGAGTTTTAATGTATAACGTGTAACAAAAGTCTCCATTTGGTTATGTTTGTGCAGTATATTAATTTGTACCATAAGTATCTGCACACCAACTCTTAAAGAGACAGAGAAAATCAGGAACCAGGAATTGGGAGGGTAAGAAATGGTAAGAAATGCCGTAGGGTTGAGCAGATTGCTTGTTTTTTTGTCGGTTTTTCTATGTTTAGGGATAATATCCACATTGGTAGTAAATGACGCCTCCGCCGCCGGTGCCGCCGACCTTGGCAAAAAGGTATTTGAAAGCCGTTGCGTAATCTGCCACGGTGCTAAGGGAGACGGTAAAGGATTGGTTGATGTCGTGCACCGTAATGAGAAAAAGGGTATGGTCTGGGCTGTGTTTCCAAGGGATTTTACCTCAGGAGTGTTTAAGTTCAGAACTACCCCGACAGGTTGTTTACCCACTGAGGAGGACCTTGTCAGGGTGATAAGCGGAGGAATTCCCAGAGCATATATGCCCTCATCGGCAGATCTCTCGAAAGAGGAATTGAAGGCCGTAACAGGGTATATAAAGACATTTTCCAAGCGTTGGAAGGAAGAAAAGGCGTGTAACAGCATACCCATTAAGAAGCCCTCTTTTGTAGGCACCCCTGACTCAGTTGCAAAGGGTGAGAAACTATGGGAGAATATGAAATGCTGGGAGTGCCATGGTAAAGAGGGTAAAGGTAACGGCACAAAGGCGGACAGCCTGAAGGATGACTGGGGCGATAAAGTTATACCCTTTGATTTTACATCGGGTGCAACAAAGATGGGTTTTGCTCCTGAGAATGTATATGCCGCTTATACCACAGGGCTTGACGGGACAGGTATGCCCTCTTATCAGGATTCTTTAAAAGAGGACGACAGATGGCATCTGGTTTCTTATACTTTAAAATTAATGGGAAGGCTTTAGATAGGAGGAGGTAGATATGTCTTTTGATAGAAGGAGCTTTCTTAAGTATTTGGGAGTGGCAGGGGCCTCTGTAGGCGCCGGTATTGTCGCCCTTGAAAACGTAACGAAAGGTAGCACCCAAAACAAGATTCTTGGCGCCACAGAGGCGCACGCAGAGACCAAGGGCGGCACTCAGAGCTATGAGGTAAAGCCCGGCGAGCTGGACTCTTATTATGGTTTCTGGAGCGGCGGACACTCCGGTGAGGTCAGAATTCTCGGACTGCCCTCAATGAGAGAACTCAAGAGAATACCTGTATTTAACATGGATGTGGGTTCGGGTTACGGCGTAACCAACGAAAGCAAGGCGCTGCTGCGCGGAAAGTTCTGCGGCGATACCCACCACGTTCACGGTTCATATAAAGACGGTATATATGATGGTAAGTATCTGTTTGTCAATGACAAACTCAACAACCGTGTAGCACGTATCAGGATGGACTACATGGAAGTGGATAAGATACTGGATGTTCCCAATGTTCAGGGAATGCACGGTCTGTTTACACAAAGAGCGCCTAAGACCGAGTGGCTGGTCTGCAACGGTGAGTTCCAGGTGCCGGTTCCAAATAATCCCGCCGATCCGCAGAGCAAGTACTACGGAGTGCACACAATAATTGACGCCGAGAAAATGGAAATTGTGTGTCAGGTTATGATAGACGAGAATATGGATTTGGCGGCAACCGACTATGCCGGAAAGTACTCCATGACTACGTCATATAACACGGAAAAAGGCGTCACGGTATCTGAAATGCTTGTTAACGACAACGACGCACTTTTTGTCTTTAACTGGGAAAGAATCCGCAAGGCCCTAAAGGACGGCAAGTTTACCACTGTTGGCGGTGTTAAGGTGATTGACGGCAGAGAGGGAAAATCCGACATCGTGCTACGCATTCCAATTCCTAAAAACCCTCACGGAGTAAATGTCACCCCGGACGGCAAGTATGCCGTATGCTCAGGGAAGGTTGCAACGGTTTGTTCCATTGTCGAAATAGCTAAGCTGGATGACGCCTTTAACGGAAAAATTAAGCCTAAAGACTGCATTGTTGCACAGCCACACATCGGTCTTGGCCCCTTACACACCACTTTTGACGGCAGAGGGAATGCCTACACCTCCGTGTTCATAGACAGCACCAACGTGAAGTGGAACATCCAGAAGGCTATAGATGCTGAGAAAGCAGGGGCGGAGGAAAAGAAGAAAAACGCCCACATCGTTGACGTTTTAGATATCCACTACCAGGTGGGGCACATAATGGCCTCAATGGCGGAGACAAAAGAGGCTGACGGTAAATGGCTCGTTTCTCTTAATAAGTTTGCCAAAGACAGGTTTCTAAATGTAGGCCCTGCTAAAAACGAGTGTGAACAGCTTATTGACATATCCGGAGAGAAACTTAAAATTGTTCATGACTCAGCCACCTACATTGAGCCTCATGACTGTATCATAGTAAGAAGAGACTTAGTGGAGAAAGTCGTAAAGGACAGATACAATATGTTTGAGCACCCTCTTGCAGTTACAAAGAGCGGTGTGGAGAGAAAAGGAAACAAGGTCACTGTAAAGCTCACGGCTAACGCTCCTGTTTATGGTTTGCAGGAGGTTAAAATCAAAAAAGGTGAGGAAGTTACAGTTATTGTCACCAACAATGATGAGATTTCCGACCTTGGACACGGCTTTGCACTGTCCAACTACAATATCAATTTTGTTGTAGCTCCCTTCCAAACTAAGTCGGTAACATTTAAGGCTGATAAACCGGGTGTTTACTGGGCATATTGCACGAATTTCTGCCATGCCCTCCATCTGGAGATGAGAATGAGGTTTATCGTAACTTAAAACAATTTGCATTAATCACTCTCAGGCGGCGGACACAGTGTCGCCTGAGAGCCATCAATTAATGAAAAAAAGGGGTTTAAATTGAAAGTCAGGTGGTTTAGCAAAACAACAACAATGACAGTGCTGTTAATATCTTTTTTATACACAGCAGCGTTTGCAGGAGCTGGAAGTTGGTCTTATTTCGAACACAGGTACAGTTCTAAACCGGAGGATGTGTTAAAGGCTGATAAGTTTGTACAAAAGGACCGCTTCCTGGAGGGGTATCTGGGTGGTAAACTTGTGGGTTATGTTATTAACTCAAAGGACTGGAGCTTAAAACATGTCGGATATTCCGGCAAGCACATTGAAACCCTTATTGGAATGGACACAGCTGGTAATCTTACAGGAGTTAAAGTACTATTCCACTCTGAACCTATTGTACTGATAGGACTCAAGGAAGAAAACTTTATCAATTTCATAACCCAGTACGTGGGCAAGAGTGCACTTAAGGGGTTATACCTTGGTAACGATGTTAAAATGGATGCTCTGACCGGAGCTACCGTTACGGCGGTAGTTGAAAACGCCATAATATTGGAAACGGCAAAGAAGGTTGCCTCGGCAGCCGGCTTGATTAAATACAGCGATAAAAAGGGTAAAAAAATCGGGAAAAACTATGAGGCTATGGGTTTTAGCGATATTGTGGCCTCAGGGGGCGTGAAAAACCTTGTCATAAATCCAAAAGACCTTGGGTTAGAGGGTAAGGAGGCATATTTGGATTTATATTTTGCAGTAGTGTCGGTACCTTCCATAGGTAAAAACATTTTGGGTGAGCGTGCTTTTAATGAACTGATGTCTGTGCTAAAGGAGGGGGAAACTCCTATTTTTATAGCAGCCCGGGGACAGGGCTCGTTTAAAGGCTCGGGGTTTGCCCGCGGCGGCGTTTTTGAGAGATTCAGCTTAGAGCAGCAGGACAGAACCTATGTGTTTAACGATAAGGACTACAGAATTCTGACTGAAATATCAGCTAAGGGGGCGCCTGAAATTAAAGAGGGCGGAGTGTTTATTATAAGAGCAAAGGACTTTGACCCCACAGCGGCTTTTAAATTGAAACTCATACTGACTTTCAGAGAAGGAGTGGCAAAGAAGTTTTACTCAACAGCTGTTGACTACGAGTTGCCGGAAAGGTTTATGGAGTGACGGACAGTCCGATGGAGGCGTCTCTGTGGAAATTTATCTGGGCACAAAAGACCGTTGAGATAACGTTTTTTGTGGCCGCAATTGCAGCAGTATCAGTGGTTTTTATTCTGAGAGACTATCTGACAAAAAGGCCCGCTGTTTTTAATATAGTACGCTATCTCATTTTAGCGGCCTCGTTTTTTTATGCAGGATTGTATTTAAAAGCCCAACCCACAACTACAAATATTGCCATTGCTATTAGTGCAGCCAAAGACGGCACATTTCCGTTGGAACTGTTTCTTATGGAGCCGTTTATTTTTCTGTCTTTTGTGTTTATAGGCATCAGCTCCATTATCTGGGGCAGGGGGGCTTACTGCGGATGGCTGTGTCCATATGGCGCCATGCTTGAGTTGCTAAACTCCATTACCCGCCGGATACCGCGGCTTAATCTCAAAGTCCCCGGCTCTGTGCACAAAGTGCTGTTGAAGCTAAAGTACATAATTCTTGCCGCTATACTTGGGGTTGCATGGTTTAACTTTATGCTCTCGGAGTTTCTGACAGAGGTGGAGCCGTTTAAAACCTTTGTGCTTAAACTCAACAGGCCGTGGTATTTTGTTGCGTACTTCATTGTGCTTACTATTGCATCAGTTATTATTTATCGTGCTTTTTGCCGATACCTTTGCCCATTGGGGGCTGCTATATCAATTCCTGCATTTTTAAAATTTTTGACGGTAAGCAAACTTAAAAGAAGAACTTTGTGCGGCAGTTGCAGGGTATGTGCGAAGTTATGCTATAGTGCCGCAATAAGCAGCTCAGGCGCCATTAATTACTCCGAGTGTATGCACTGCTTTGACTGCCAGGTGCTCTACTGGGACCAACACAAGTGCACTGAACTTATAGGTAAAAAGAAGTGAAACTGAGAAGTTTTTTGTCAGCGGTTACAGTTTTTATTTTGGCGGCATTAGCATTTTCCGTTACGACGGAGGCTGCTGTTTTGAAAGTAGGAGAGGGAGGCTTTAAGACGATTAACGATGCGTTAAGTAAGGCAAAGCCCGGGGATACAATAGAGGTCAACGGCGGCACATATGCCGAGACACTTAAATTAAAAAAGAAAATACATATAAAGGGAATAAATAACCCGGTTATAACTTCAAAAGGCGGAAATATTATAGATATAACCAGCTCAGGCGTAACCTTTGAGGGTTTTAAGATTATTTATGAGGGAAAACACGTAGGGGATGATGTGGCCGTCCTTATCCATAATGATTCACTGGCGATAAGGATACAGAACAATGTTTTTAAAAATGTTATGTTTGGGATAAAGGTTGTGTCAAGTTTGGATGCTGCAATTGTTGACAATACGATAGAGGGAATAAATGATAAGGATGAAATAAACAGGGGAACATGTATAACCGCGGTGGGCACATTGAATCTTGAAGTAAGCGGAAATAAGATTACAAACTGTCGGGACGGAATCTACATGGAAGTCTCCCACTATGCTACAATAACCGGCAATGAGATAACAAAGTCACGTTATGGCATCCATACTATGTGGGTTGATTCGGGTACCTTTAACGACAACACTGTCATTGACAACCTCGTGGGTATGGCCATTATGTACACCAAGCATTCAAGGATAAGCGGAAATATTGCCGTTGGAAACAAGACTCACGGCTTTTTAATAAATCAAACTATACGAAGCGAGATAAATGAAAATGTTTCTATCGGTAACACAAAAGGGATTTTTCTGTACAATTCCATAGAAAATGAGGTAAAATCAAACCTTGTAATGAACAATAATCTTGGCATACACAGTTGGGGCGGCTCAGAGGAAAACAGGATAACCGGCAATTCGATAATTGACAACGAGGTGCAGGTTAAGTATGTAGCTGCAACAGATCAGCGCTGGGACGGTAACTACTGGAGCGATTACCTTGGCTGGGACATGTCAGGGAAAGGCTCAGGTGACATGCCTTATGAGTCAAACACAGTGGTTGACCATATTTTTTGGCGGTATCCCATGGCAAAACTACTATACAGCAGCCCTGCCCTGCATGTTTTAAAAATTATAGAAAAACAATTTCCTGTATTGAAAGTCCCTAAGGTGACAGACATTGCTCCCTCGATGGTGCCTTTTCATAAAGACTGGAAAACACTAAGGACAAAGTATGAAAACTATCAACCTGCCCATTACCCCGTTGACATAGAGAAACTCTCCATTTCAGGAGGCATGTATTGAAAATTAGCTTTAATGAAGTAACAAAGCGTTATGGAGAGGTCACGGCTCTGGATAGCATTACGCTTGAGATAGTGCAGGGTGAGACATTTGGCCTTGTGGGACCAAACGGCTCCGGTAAGTCAACACTGATGAAACTGCTGCTTGGTATCATAAAGCCGACTATGGGCGGCGTGTTATTTGACGGCGTATCACCGGATGAAAAAGGCTGGACGGAACTTAGAAAACAGATCGGGTATATGCCTGAACGGGTGTCGTTCTATGACAACCTGACAGGAATTGAAACG
It contains:
- the nosD gene encoding nitrous oxide reductase family maturation protein NosD, which gives rise to MSAVTVFILAALAFSVTTEAAVLKVGEGGFKTINDALSKAKPGDTIEVNGGTYAETLKLKKKIHIKGINNPVITSKGGNIIDITSSGVTFEGFKIIYEGKHVGDDVAVLIHNDSLAIRIQNNVFKNVMFGIKVVSSLDAAIVDNTIEGINDKDEINRGTCITAVGTLNLEVSGNKITNCRDGIYMEVSHYATITGNEITKSRYGIHTMWVDSGTFNDNTVIDNLVGMAIMYTKHSRISGNIAVGNKTHGFLINQTIRSEINENVSIGNTKGIFLYNSIENEVKSNLVMNNNLGIHSWGGSEENRITGNSIIDNEVQVKYVAATDQRWDGNYWSDYLGWDMSGKGSGDMPYESNTVVDHIFWRYPMAKLLYSSPALHVLKIIEKQFPVLKVPKVTDIAPSMVPFHKDWKTLRTKYENYQPAHYPVDIEKLSISGGMY
- a CDS encoding c-type cytochrome; amino-acid sequence: MVRNAVGLSRLLVFLSVFLCLGIISTLVVNDASAAGAADLGKKVFESRCVICHGAKGDGKGLVDVVHRNEKKGMVWAVFPRDFTSGVFKFRTTPTGCLPTEEDLVRVISGGIPRAYMPSSADLSKEELKAVTGYIKTFSKRWKEEKACNSIPIKKPSFVGTPDSVAKGEKLWENMKCWECHGKEGKGNGTKADSLKDDWGDKVIPFDFTSGATKMGFAPENVYAAYTTGLDGTGMPSYQDSLKEDDRWHLVSYTLKLMGRL
- a CDS encoding 4Fe-4S binding protein — translated: MTDSPMEASLWKFIWAQKTVEITFFVAAIAAVSVVFILRDYLTKRPAVFNIVRYLILAASFFYAGLYLKAQPTTTNIAIAISAAKDGTFPLELFLMEPFIFLSFVFIGISSIIWGRGAYCGWLCPYGAMLELLNSITRRIPRLNLKVPGSVHKVLLKLKYIILAAILGVAWFNFMLSEFLTEVEPFKTFVLKLNRPWYFVAYFIVLTIASVIIYRAFCRYLCPLGAAISIPAFLKFLTVSKLKRRTLCGSCRVCAKLCYSAAISSSGAINYSECMHCFDCQVLYWDQHKCTELIGKKK
- the nosZ gene encoding TAT-dependent nitrous-oxide reductase encodes the protein MSFDRRSFLKYLGVAGASVGAGIVALENVTKGSTQNKILGATEAHAETKGGTQSYEVKPGELDSYYGFWSGGHSGEVRILGLPSMRELKRIPVFNMDVGSGYGVTNESKALLRGKFCGDTHHVHGSYKDGIYDGKYLFVNDKLNNRVARIRMDYMEVDKILDVPNVQGMHGLFTQRAPKTEWLVCNGEFQVPVPNNPADPQSKYYGVHTIIDAEKMEIVCQVMIDENMDLAATDYAGKYSMTTSYNTEKGVTVSEMLVNDNDALFVFNWERIRKALKDGKFTTVGGVKVIDGREGKSDIVLRIPIPKNPHGVNVTPDGKYAVCSGKVATVCSIVEIAKLDDAFNGKIKPKDCIVAQPHIGLGPLHTTFDGRGNAYTSVFIDSTNVKWNIQKAIDAEKAGAEEKKKNAHIVDVLDIHYQVGHIMASMAETKEADGKWLVSLNKFAKDRFLNVGPAKNECEQLIDISGEKLKIVHDSATYIEPHDCIIVRRDLVEKVVKDRYNMFEHPLAVTKSGVERKGNKVTVKLTANAPVYGLQEVKIKKGEEVTVIVTNNDEISDLGHGFALSNYNINFVVAPFQTKSVTFKADKPGVYWAYCTNFCHALHLEMRMRFIVT